One region of Sulfuricurvum sp. IAE1 genomic DNA includes:
- the lysS gene encoding lysine--tRNA ligase, whose translation MAFENQYVQQRIEKAQALRELGIDPYANHSERNTTIEKYHNVNSDLFQKEEKRDEHRHYTVAGRIKLFRLMGKASFLKIEDESGMLQVYVARDNLPEGFYNDVFKKLVEVGDIVEVSGYPFVTQQGELSLHADSLKILTKAISPLPEKFHGIQDKEMRYRQRYLDLIMNAEVRKTFHIRSKVISLTRRFFEDKGFLEVETPMMHPIAGGANAKPFVTHHNALGVDRYLRIAPELYLKRLIVGGFEAVFEINRNFRNEGMDATHNPEFTSIEFYWAYKTYKDLIDITKEYFEYLFDHLDLPKRLPYGELEVDFACFTEIELVKSLSVIGGVPEEIVNDKEAILSFLKANNLEANATMNLGQLQGELFDEFVEHKLINPTFITHYPVEISPLARRNDERPELTDRFELFIAGREIANAFSELNDPVDQLERFEAQMAAKDSGDDEAHEMDEDFVTALSYGMAPTAGQGIGIDRLVMMLTNQHSIRDVLLFPAMKPLHHNQNQHGEEE comes from the coding sequence TTGGCATTCGAAAACCAATACGTACAGCAGCGGATCGAAAAAGCCCAGGCCCTGAGGGAACTGGGGATCGATCCGTACGCCAATCACTCCGAGCGCAACACGACGATCGAAAAATACCATAACGTCAACTCCGATCTTTTCCAGAAAGAGGAAAAACGCGACGAACACCGCCACTACACCGTCGCCGGACGGATCAAGCTTTTCCGCCTGATGGGTAAAGCGAGCTTTTTGAAGATCGAAGATGAAAGCGGAATGCTCCAGGTCTACGTTGCGCGGGACAATCTTCCCGAAGGTTTCTATAACGACGTGTTCAAAAAACTCGTCGAAGTGGGCGACATCGTCGAAGTGAGCGGTTATCCGTTCGTCACGCAGCAAGGCGAGCTCTCCCTTCACGCCGACAGTCTCAAAATCCTGACCAAAGCGATCTCCCCGCTGCCCGAAAAATTCCACGGGATCCAGGATAAAGAGATGCGCTACCGCCAGCGCTACCTCGATCTTATCATGAACGCCGAAGTGCGCAAGACGTTCCATATCCGTTCCAAAGTGATCAGCCTTACCCGCCGTTTCTTTGAAGATAAGGGATTCCTTGAAGTCGAAACGCCTATGATGCACCCGATCGCGGGCGGTGCCAACGCCAAGCCCTTCGTCACCCATCACAACGCGCTTGGCGTCGACCGTTATCTGCGGATCGCCCCGGAACTCTACCTCAAACGCCTCATCGTCGGCGGGTTCGAAGCGGTTTTCGAAATCAACCGGAACTTCCGCAACGAAGGGATGGACGCGACCCACAATCCCGAATTCACGTCAATCGAGTTTTACTGGGCCTACAAAACATACAAAGACCTGATCGACATCACCAAAGAATATTTCGAATACCTTTTCGATCACCTCGACCTTCCCAAGCGTCTCCCCTATGGCGAACTGGAAGTCGATTTCGCCTGCTTCACTGAAATCGAGCTGGTCAAAAGCCTCAGTGTCATCGGCGGCGTCCCCGAGGAAATCGTGAACGACAAAGAGGCGATTTTGTCGTTCCTCAAAGCCAATAATCTCGAAGCCAATGCCACCATGAACCTGGGACAGCTGCAAGGCGAGCTTTTCGACGAATTTGTCGAACACAAGCTAATCAACCCGACGTTCATTACCCACTATCCGGTCGAAATTTCCCCGCTCGCGCGCCGCAACGACGAGCGCCCTGAACTGACGGACCGTTTCGAGCTTTTCATCGCGGGGCGAGAAATCGCCAACGCGTTCAGCGAGCTCAACGACCCGGTCGACCAGCTGGAGCGTTTCGAAGCCCAGATGGCCGCCAAAGATTCGGGCGACGATGAAGCGCACGAGATGGATGAAGATTTCGTCACGGCGCTCAGCTACGGCATGGCGCCCACCGCGGGCCAGGGAATCGGCATCGACCGCCTTGTCATGATGCTCACCAACCAGCATTCCATCCGGGACGTATTGCTCTTCCCGGCGATGAAACCGCTGCACCACAATCAAAACCAACACGGAGAAGAAGAATGA
- a CDS encoding anthranilate synthase component I family protein codes for MITSRRFSLDQFAPIAVYEKAKKLFPGEVSFLFESAGSSEGNYTIIVIGGRERLTYADKKTVYTDTSGMRQTFDSSPFAFLKEYYSALDQKAYRERARELGIGYIDGFIGYIGYDMVQVFEPVLEESMSNLLDQTNIPDMDLILPKLTFVISHKTATITLLSCVDGFIARFDEIETALKAPYTYTPLAPIRNDRGGEFIFSKEQFFSMVDKSKEMIKSGDVFQILMTNRYIRHAQVDPFSFYRILRLKNPSPYMYLMEFEDFNIVGSSPEVMVRLSDGEILLRPIAGTRKRGGTKQRDLELEEELLSDPKELAEHLMLIDLGRNDVGRVAKTGTVRVEEMMHVERYSHVMHIVSDVYATIRDDKDMFDLLAAVFTAGTMTGAPKIRAMELIAQYEGVKRGFYSGTIGYFGFDGNMDSAITIRTALIKEDEVILQAGAGVVADSVHELEYLEVTNKLGALTSTLDDLLEPR; via the coding sequence GTGATCACTTCCCGCCGTTTTTCGCTTGACCAGTTCGCACCCATCGCCGTATACGAAAAGGCCAAAAAACTTTTTCCCGGCGAAGTCAGTTTTCTGTTCGAAAGTGCCGGAAGCAGCGAAGGAAATTACACGATTATCGTCATCGGGGGGCGCGAGCGTCTCACCTATGCCGATAAGAAAACCGTTTATACCGATACGTCGGGTATGCGGCAGACATTTGACTCCTCCCCTTTTGCCTTTTTGAAAGAGTATTATTCAGCCCTCGACCAAAAAGCATACCGGGAACGGGCGCGTGAACTCGGTATAGGATACATCGACGGTTTCATCGGCTACATCGGTTACGACATGGTACAGGTTTTCGAACCCGTACTCGAAGAATCGATGTCGAATCTGCTGGACCAGACCAACATCCCCGACATGGACCTGATTCTCCCCAAGCTCACGTTTGTCATCTCGCATAAAACCGCGACGATTACACTGCTCAGCTGTGTCGACGGTTTTATCGCGCGGTTCGACGAAATCGAAACGGCGCTGAAGGCACCGTATACCTATACTCCGCTCGCACCGATCCGAAATGACCGTGGCGGCGAGTTCATCTTTAGCAAAGAGCAGTTTTTCTCGATGGTCGACAAGTCCAAAGAGATGATCAAAAGCGGCGATGTCTTCCAGATTCTTATGACCAACCGCTACATCCGGCATGCGCAGGTCGATCCGTTCAGTTTCTACCGCATCCTCCGGCTCAAAAACCCTTCTCCGTACATGTATCTGATGGAGTTTGAAGATTTCAATATCGTCGGAAGTTCCCCCGAGGTAATGGTACGTCTCAGTGACGGAGAGATCCTGCTGCGCCCCATCGCGGGAACCCGCAAACGGGGCGGCACGAAACAACGCGACCTCGAACTCGAAGAAGAGCTCCTTTCCGATCCCAAAGAGCTTGCGGAACACCTGATGCTGATCGATCTTGGGCGCAACGATGTCGGGCGGGTTGCTAAAACAGGCACGGTGCGGGTCGAAGAGATGATGCACGTCGAGCGCTATTCGCACGTCATGCACATCGTCTCGGACGTTTACGCGACGATCCGCGACGATAAAGACATGTTCGACCTCCTCGCCGCCGTCTTTACCGCGGGAACGATGACCGGTGCGCCGAAAATCCGCGCGATGGAACTGATCGCGCAGTATGAAGGGGTTAAGCGGGGATTCTATAGCGGAACCATCGGCTATTTCGGATTCGACGGCAACATGGACAGTGCGATCACGATCCGCACCGCCCTCATCAAGGAAGATGAAGTGATCCTGCAAGCCGGTGCGGGCGTCGTCGCCGACTCGGTCCATGAGCTCGAATACCTCGAAGTCACCAACAAACTCGGTGCCCTCACCAGTACCCTGGACGATCTGCTCGAACCCCGATGA
- a CDS encoding DUF1882 domain-containing protein gives MTSMDMKLIKMITDHYWLKHDSVVNKIDFKGRTFYNKYERIDKTLTQSVIDQHLKGQITVAHSLINKFDKVENIVIDYNGTDPQRFYHRTQLLLREEGFINFTAFETKTPGHLHVYIHKGHTTLQEANQLGKMISLKLAAKQPKQWRMFPTLDLPIEYNILNLPYEVYAKERGASWSKHM, from the coding sequence GTGACCTCGATGGACATGAAACTCATCAAAATGATTACGGACCATTATTGGCTCAAACACGACAGTGTCGTCAATAAAATCGATTTCAAAGGGCGTACTTTTTACAACAAATACGAGCGCATCGACAAAACCCTGACCCAGTCTGTCATCGATCAGCACCTCAAAGGGCAGATTACCGTCGCCCATTCACTGATAAACAAATTCGACAAAGTAGAAAACATCGTCATCGATTACAACGGGACCGATCCGCAACGCTTCTACCACCGTACGCAGTTGCTGCTGCGGGAGGAAGGGTTCATCAATTTCACCGCATTCGAAACAAAAACCCCGGGGCATCTTCACGTCTACATCCATAAGGGGCACACAACTTTACAAGAAGCCAATCAACTGGGTAAAATGATTTCGCTGAAATTGGCTGCCAAGCAGCCCAAACAATGGCGGATGTTCCCTACCCTCGATTTACCGATCGAGTACAATATCCTCAATCTTCCCTATGAGGTCTACGCCAAAGAGCGCGGAGCTTCATGGTCGAAGCACATGTAA
- a CDS encoding TOBE domain-containing protein, whose product MKIDGRFWLTKEGQSFLGAGRIELLETIDKTGSIHAAAKAMKMSYKAAWERINGMNLLADQPLIERTTGGKGGGGTKLTPYAHELIATFRRLGELHRQFIDRFSEAGDDPERLARILGRTFLTTSARNQLPATLLSIEERGLNGLLTLSLNGSHTIRSIITLKSIRNMGLTIGCDLYAIIKSSDVTIVTTPPKNCETMNCLKGSITRIESQDETDEITFSLDLFTELVALMNPKDAAQLCEGMNAYALISPSHIIIGL is encoded by the coding sequence GTGAAGATCGACGGACGTTTCTGGCTCACGAAAGAGGGGCAAAGTTTTCTGGGCGCGGGACGGATCGAACTGCTCGAAACCATCGACAAAACGGGTTCCATCCATGCTGCGGCCAAAGCGATGAAAATGAGCTATAAAGCGGCCTGGGAGCGGATCAACGGGATGAATCTCCTGGCCGATCAGCCCCTGATAGAGCGGACCACGGGCGGCAAAGGGGGCGGCGGGACAAAACTGACCCCCTACGCGCATGAGCTGATCGCAACGTTTCGCCGTTTAGGAGAACTGCACCGCCAGTTCATCGACCGCTTTTCCGAGGCCGGGGACGACCCCGAACGTCTCGCCCGAATCCTCGGACGCACGTTTCTCACCACCAGCGCGCGCAACCAGCTTCCCGCAACTCTCCTTTCGATCGAGGAGCGCGGGCTGAACGGTCTTCTCACCCTTTCATTGAACGGAAGCCATACGATACGCTCGATCATCACCCTCAAATCGATCCGGAACATGGGTCTAACGATAGGATGCGATCTCTACGCCATCATCAAATCCAGCGATGTCACTATCGTCACGACTCCTCCGAAAAACTGTGAGACGATGAACTGTCTCAAGGGGAGTATCACGCGTATCGAATCGCAGGATGAAACGGACGAAATCACCTTTTCGCTCGACCTGTTTACGGAACTGGTTGCCCTGATGAATCCCAAAGATGCCGCCCAACTCTGCGAAGGAATGAACGCCTACGCCCTCATCTCGCCAAGCCATATCATCATCGGACTGTAG
- a CDS encoding class II 3-deoxy-7-phosphoheptulonate synthase, with the protein MNTWTRSSWRTKPIKQQPVYPDQAALEEVEAVLRNYPPLVFAGEARMLKKSLADVCAGKAFLLQGGDCAESFSEFHATNIRDTFKVMMQMAVVMTFAGGVPVVKVGRLGGQFAKPRSSDTETFDGITLPSYRGDIINGVEFSAEARVPDPQRMVQAYNQSAATLNLLRAFASGGLADLNQVHAWNLGFVGQNEMTKKYDELARQIDDSLRFMAACGIISENYRTLRETDFYTSHEALLLNYEEAFTRQDSLTGEWYDVSSHMLWIGDRTRQLDGAHVEFMRGIQNPIGVKAGPSMDPDDLVRLCDVLNPENEAGRLNIIVRMGADKVAEGMPKLIRAIEREGKQVVWSCDPMHGNTITSNGYKTRPVDSVLREMKQFFQVHKSEGTYAGGVHLEMTGKNVTECLGGSFEITEENLKSRYHTHCDPRLNADQSLELAFLIADTLKEAHR; encoded by the coding sequence ATGAATACGTGGACACGATCCAGCTGGAGAACAAAACCGATCAAGCAGCAGCCGGTCTATCCCGACCAGGCCGCTTTGGAAGAGGTCGAAGCGGTTCTGCGCAATTATCCTCCCCTTGTTTTCGCCGGTGAAGCCCGTATGCTGAAAAAAAGCCTTGCCGACGTGTGCGCTGGAAAAGCGTTCCTGCTGCAGGGGGGCGACTGCGCCGAGAGCTTTTCGGAATTTCACGCCACCAACATCCGCGATACGTTCAAGGTGATGATGCAGATGGCGGTCGTCATGACGTTCGCCGGCGGAGTGCCGGTCGTCAAAGTCGGGCGCCTGGGCGGCCAGTTCGCCAAACCGCGCTCGTCCGATACCGAAACGTTCGATGGCATCACCCTTCCCAGCTACCGCGGGGACATCATCAACGGCGTCGAATTCAGTGCCGAAGCACGTGTTCCCGATCCCCAGCGCATGGTTCAGGCCTATAACCAGTCGGCGGCGACACTGAACCTTTTGCGCGCGTTCGCATCGGGCGGACTGGCCGATTTGAACCAGGTGCATGCGTGGAATCTCGGATTCGTCGGACAGAACGAAATGACCAAAAAATACGATGAACTGGCACGCCAGATCGACGATTCGCTCCGTTTTATGGCGGCATGCGGAATCATTTCCGAAAATTACCGGACGCTTCGCGAAACCGATTTCTATACCTCCCACGAAGCGCTGCTGCTCAATTACGAGGAAGCGTTTACCCGCCAGGATTCCCTGACGGGCGAGTGGTACGACGTTTCGTCGCACATGCTCTGGATCGGTGACCGTACCCGTCAGCTCGACGGCGCGCACGTCGAATTCATGCGCGGCATCCAGAACCCCATCGGGGTCAAAGCCGGTCCGTCGATGGATCCCGACGACCTGGTACGCCTCTGCGACGTTCTGAACCCCGAAAACGAAGCAGGACGGCTGAACATCATCGTTCGCATGGGGGCGGATAAAGTCGCCGAGGGAATGCCCAAACTGATCCGCGCAATCGAGCGTGAAGGGAAACAGGTCGTCTGGAGCTGTGACCCGATGCACGGCAACACGATCACGAGCAACGGGTACAAAACGCGCCCGGTCGATTCGGTCCTGCGTGAGATGAAGCAGTTCTTCCAGGTCCACAAATCCGAAGGGACCTACGCGGGGGGAGTGCATCTTGAAATGACGGGTAAAAACGTCACCGAATGTCTGGGCGGGTCGTTCGAGATTACCGAAGAAAACCTCAAAAGCCGCTATCACACCCACTGCGATCCGCGTCTCAACGCCGACCAGTCCCTCGAACTCGCGTTCCTCATCGCCGATACGCTCAAAGAAGCGCATCGCTGA
- a CDS encoding Fur family transcriptional regulator — MGSYTDFTERTVEYNKLLSDFKQLLKENGLKFTIQREVILEMLYNSDEHLTPEALHHLIQEKHPDLNTGIATVYRTLSLLEDSEMVTSLSFGAQGKKYELGAKDHHDHLICTQCGTITEFVDDEIEERQKKIAEALGFKMQEHSMQIYGICKACQDKSKN; from the coding sequence ATGGGTTCTTACACCGATTTTACCGAACGTACGGTCGAATACAACAAGCTCTTGAGCGATTTCAAGCAGCTCCTTAAGGAAAACGGACTGAAATTCACGATCCAGCGTGAAGTGATTCTCGAGATGCTGTACAATTCCGACGAGCATCTCACCCCCGAAGCGCTGCATCATCTGATACAGGAAAAACATCCTGATCTCAACACGGGAATCGCAACCGTTTACCGTACCCTCTCACTATTGGAAGATTCGGAGATGGTCACGTCGCTCTCGTTCGGGGCGCAGGGGAAAAAATACGAGTTGGGGGCCAAAGACCACCACGACCACCTGATCTGCACGCAATGCGGAACGATCACCGAATTCGTCGACGACGAAATCGAAGAGCGCCAGAAAAAAATCGCCGAAGCGCTTGGCTTTAAAATGCAGGAACACTCGATGCAGATTTACGGCATCTGCAAAGCCTGCCAGGACAAATCCAAAAACTAA
- a CDS encoding serine hydroxymethyltransferase — protein sequence MSFLKEFDNEIYALCEQELERQTDHLEMIASENFTLPAVMEAMGSVFTNKYAEGYPAKRYYGGCEFADGVEQLAIDRACKLFGCNYANVQPHSGSSANGAVYAALLQAGDKLLGMDLSHGGHLTHGSKVSFSGKNYHSFSYGVELDGRINYDRVMDIAKIVQPKIIVCGASAYAREIDFKKFREIADAVGAILFADIAHIAGLVCAGEHPSPFPYADVVTTTTHKTLAGPRGGMIMTNDEEIAKKINSAIFPALQGGPLVHVIAAKAVGFKHNLSNEWKTYAKQVKANAAVLAKVLMERGYDIVSGGTDNHLVLVSFLNKPFSGKDADAALGRAGITVNKNTVPGETRSPFVTSGVRIGSPALTSRGMKEKEFELIANRIADVLDDIENTEKQAAIKAELQALARNFVIYKQPTY from the coding sequence ATGAGTTTCCTCAAAGAATTTGACAACGAAATTTATGCCCTGTGCGAGCAAGAGCTCGAACGTCAGACCGATCACCTTGAAATGATCGCATCGGAAAACTTCACCCTCCCGGCCGTTATGGAAGCGATGGGATCGGTATTTACGAACAAATACGCCGAAGGATACCCGGCGAAACGCTACTACGGCGGGTGTGAATTCGCCGACGGCGTAGAGCAGCTGGCGATCGACCGCGCGTGCAAACTGTTCGGTTGTAATTATGCCAACGTCCAGCCCCACTCGGGTTCATCGGCAAACGGTGCGGTCTACGCCGCGCTTCTTCAGGCGGGTGATAAACTGCTCGGTATGGACCTGAGCCACGGCGGGCACCTGACCCACGGTTCGAAAGTGAGCTTCTCGGGCAAAAACTACCACAGCTTTTCATACGGCGTCGAGCTTGACGGCCGCATCAACTACGATCGCGTCATGGACATCGCCAAAATCGTCCAGCCCAAAATCATCGTGTGCGGCGCTTCGGCCTATGCCCGCGAAATCGACTTCAAAAAATTCCGCGAAATCGCCGATGCGGTCGGAGCGATCCTTTTCGCCGACATCGCCCACATCGCTGGTCTCGTATGTGCCGGAGAACACCCAAGTCCGTTCCCGTATGCGGATGTCGTCACCACCACAACTCATAAAACCCTCGCCGGACCTCGCGGCGGTATGATTATGACCAACGACGAAGAGATCGCCAAGAAAATCAATTCGGCCATTTTCCCGGCACTTCAGGGCGGACCGCTTGTGCACGTCATCGCGGCCAAAGCGGTCGGGTTCAAGCACAATCTCTCAAATGAGTGGAAAACCTACGCCAAGCAGGTCAAAGCCAATGCTGCAGTCCTCGCCAAAGTATTGATGGAGCGCGGATACGATATCGTCAGCGGCGGTACGGACAACCACCTCGTACTCGTGTCGTTTTTGAACAAACCGTTCAGCGGTAAAGACGCCGATGCGGCCCTCGGTCGTGCAGGGATCACCGTCAATAAAAACACCGTTCCCGGCGAAACCCGCTCCCCGTTCGTCACCAGCGGCGTCCGTATCGGAAGCCCTGCCCTTACCTCACGCGGGATGAAAGAAAAAGAGTTCGAGCTGATTGCCAACCGCATCGCCGACGTTCTCGACGATATCGAAAACACCGAGAAACAAGCCGCCATCAAAGCTGAACTTCAGGCGCTGGCGAGAAACTTCGTCATTTACAAACAGCCCACCTATTAA
- a CDS encoding CvpA family protein, with product MDLNYFDVAVASIVLLLGLKGLLNGFSKEVFGMVGIVGGVFVASHLGGIIGHFLSDTVFHFETATAINLMGFVFALGIFWLLMVALGSGFKRLSTLSGLGTLDQILGFVVGSSKFFFILSIIVYALFSVTAIRENFEEKMAQSFFYEPMMATGNFILHIETDDLKAILDGNASDANTTDANATVDANQTSEER from the coding sequence ATGGACTTGAACTATTTCGACGTCGCAGTCGCCTCTATCGTTTTGCTGCTGGGGCTTAAAGGGCTTTTGAACGGCTTTTCCAAAGAAGTTTTCGGGATGGTCGGGATCGTAGGTGGCGTTTTCGTCGCATCGCATCTGGGCGGCATCATCGGCCATTTCCTCAGTGATACCGTTTTTCATTTCGAAACCGCCACGGCGATCAACCTGATGGGCTTTGTCTTCGCACTCGGGATCTTCTGGCTCCTGATGGTAGCGCTCGGTAGCGGTTTCAAACGTCTCAGCACCCTTAGCGGGCTGGGAACGCTAGACCAGATTCTCGGCTTCGTCGTCGGCAGCAGCAAATTCTTTTTCATCCTCTCAATCATCGTCTACGCCCTTTTCAGCGTGACGGCAATTCGCGAAAATTTCGAGGAGAAGATGGCGCAGAGTTTCTTTTACGAACCGATGATGGCGACGGGAAATTTCATTCTCCACATCGAAACCGACGATCTCAAAGCCATTCTCGACGGCAACGCGAGCGATGCGAATACTACCGACGCCAACGCCACCGTCGACGCCAATCAAACCAGCGAGGAGCGATAA
- a CDS encoding shikimate dehydrogenase, with amino-acid sequence MKLFTIFGDPVSHSRSPLMHNNVFKKLGIDACYTRTRLENGSELRDVFFAKALSGANVTVPHKESAYEQCDEVRGIASMVKAVNTLVLENGRLIGYNTDADGFIRAIESFGEVRSALILGAGGTARALSVALRAKGIDVTVLNRSAARLEYFRNEGFAAYAWDEFSPASYGMLINTTSAGLSDDELPIPAGLLGELLARTQAAVDVIYGKETPFLREVKSCGLPYKDGSDMLLAQGVLANHLFLACRYTPEEIEPAMRQSFLY; translated from the coding sequence ATGAAACTTTTTACGATCTTCGGCGATCCGGTGAGCCATTCGCGCTCTCCGCTGATGCACAACAATGTCTTCAAAAAGCTCGGTATCGATGCGTGCTATACACGTACCCGCCTCGAAAACGGGTCGGAGCTGCGCGACGTGTTTTTTGCCAAAGCCCTCAGCGGTGCCAACGTCACCGTTCCCCACAAAGAGTCGGCTTATGAACAGTGCGACGAGGTACGCGGTATCGCGTCAATGGTCAAGGCGGTCAATACGCTCGTCCTCGAAAACGGCCGCCTGATCGGTTACAATACCGATGCCGACGGCTTTATCCGGGCTATCGAATCGTTTGGGGAGGTGCGCTCCGCGCTGATTCTCGGTGCGGGAGGAACCGCACGCGCCCTCTCCGTGGCCCTGCGTGCCAAAGGGATCGACGTCACGGTTCTCAACCGCTCGGCAGCGCGACTGGAATATTTCAGGAACGAAGGGTTCGCCGCCTACGCGTGGGACGAATTTTCACCCGCTTCCTACGGCATGCTCATCAACACCACTTCCGCAGGACTGTCGGATGACGAACTGCCGATCCCCGCAGGGTTGCTGGGAGAACTGCTTGCCCGCACGCAAGCGGCCGTCGACGTCATCTACGGGAAAGAGACCCCCTTCCTTCGGGAAGTCAAATCGTGCGGCCTCCCCTACAAAGACGGATCGGACATGCTGCTGGCACAGGGGGTTCTGGCCAATCATCTTTTTCTCGCCTGCCGATATACGCCCGAAGAGATCGAACCCGCCATGCGCCAAAGTTTTTTGTATTAA
- a CDS encoding SPOR domain-containing protein — protein MEEKNELNDIILNKSGSGSNSKKLLLAIATLTLVLIIVLVIMNSLKSESEEQPPHAAIPPEPSAPTEIIDDPLFEPVEVIEEGSNTTAPAQDLGQIAQKIKQESFDNAPVQEKTVQPAAAPAPAPAPVAAPAVPVRQNVAPATQPKTPTVVAAPKAEPKPAAKSATVATPTIKSVKPSEPKKAAEAKKVSATAPAAAKPAAQPAAKTAEPAPAKTADKTETAAPKTADAPKAAATGGTYYIQVGSFTKEPNKALFDRLNASGLKYTTVPSGAATKVLVGPFQGEKAARDVIGTVRKNIEAGAYIVKG, from the coding sequence ATGGAAGAAAAAAACGAGCTCAACGATATCATCCTGAACAAAAGCGGTTCGGGTTCAAACAGCAAAAAGCTCTTGCTCGCGATAGCGACGCTGACCCTTGTTTTGATCATCGTACTGGTTATCATGAACTCACTCAAAAGCGAAAGCGAAGAGCAGCCGCCGCATGCCGCGATTCCTCCCGAACCATCCGCACCAACCGAAATCATCGATGATCCGCTGTTCGAGCCGGTCGAAGTGATCGAAGAGGGAAGCAACACCACCGCTCCCGCTCAGGATTTGGGTCAAATCGCCCAAAAAATCAAACAGGAGTCATTCGACAACGCTCCCGTCCAGGAAAAAACCGTCCAGCCTGCGGCAGCTCCCGCACCGGCACCGGCTCCGGTTGCCGCCCCCGCGGTTCCGGTACGTCAGAACGTCGCGCCCGCGACGCAGCCCAAAACCCCGACCGTCGTAGCGGCCCCTAAAGCCGAACCCAAACCGGCAGCCAAGAGCGCAACGGTAGCGACGCCGACGATCAAAAGCGTCAAGCCTTCCGAGCCGAAAAAAGCGGCCGAAGCGAAAAAAGTTTCCGCCACGGCGCCCGCTGCGGCCAAACCCGCCGCTCAGCCTGCGGCAAAAACGGCCGAGCCCGCACCGGCGAAAACCGCCGACAAAACGGAAACCGCAGCACCGAAAACGGCGGATGCGCCGAAAGCCGCCGCAACCGGCGGCACCTATTACATTCAGGTCGGCTCATTTACCAAAGAACCGAACAAGGCCCTCTTCGACCGCCTCAACGCCAGTGGCCTGAAATATACCACTGTCCCCTCGGGCGCGGCGACAAAAGTACTCGTAGGGCCGTTTCAGGGTGAAAAAGCGGCACGCGACGTTATCGGCACCGTCCGTAAAAACATCGAAGCCGGCGCGTACATCGTAAAGGGGTAA
- a CDS encoding GGDEF domain-containing protein produces MDNSRFNPFLLHFCKELSVRLESLSNNQATLASSEFSELAEAALHEVLESYTSGEFDLQQYRSEGTFEGYKELALQSVTSYSQTNENFEKITADHGSLLAETNDDELINFDKITEKFNDIQSHLSDEVSRANQVISGLMEQVKTLEMKTTLDPLTKVYNRYALQEHLKPILARESAPYDIFALMIDVDDFKRINDRFGHIAGDKVLIFIAKLLKKALREGDRVYRFGGEEFIILLNRTDEAGARLVGERLLSLCRNNKPLFQNQQIAVTLSIGLTQIVPNDTLDAIIERSDAALYRAKNNGKDRLETEF; encoded by the coding sequence ATGGACAACAGCCGTTTCAACCCTTTCCTACTCCATTTTTGCAAAGAGCTCTCCGTACGGCTGGAATCCCTGAGCAACAATCAGGCCACCCTTGCCTCTTCCGAATTTTCCGAGCTCGCCGAAGCCGCCCTGCACGAAGTGCTCGAATCGTATACATCGGGTGAATTCGATCTTCAGCAGTACCGTTCGGAAGGTACTTTCGAAGGGTACAAAGAACTCGCGCTTCAAAGCGTCACCTCCTATTCGCAAACGAATGAAAACTTCGAAAAGATCACGGCCGACCACGGTTCGCTGCTGGCCGAAACCAACGACGACGAATTGATCAATTTTGACAAAATTACCGAAAAATTCAACGACATCCAGTCCCATCTCAGCGACGAAGTCTCACGGGCAAACCAGGTCATCAGCGGCCTGATGGAGCAGGTTAAGACTCTTGAGATGAAAACAACGCTCGATCCGCTTACCAAGGTGTACAACCGTTATGCCCTCCAGGAGCATCTCAAACCGATCCTCGCCCGCGAAAGTGCCCCTTACGATATCTTTGCCCTGATGATCGACGTCGACGACTTCAAACGGATCAACGACCGTTTCGGCCACATCGCGGGGGACAAGGTGCTCATTTTTATCGCCAAGCTTTTGAAAAAAGCGCTTCGCGAAGGGGACCGCGTCTACCGTTTCGGCGGGGAAGAGTTCATTATCCTCCTCAACCGCACCGACGAAGCGGGAGCCCGTCTGGTCGGCGAACGCCTGCTTTCGTTGTGCCGTAACAACAAGCCCCTGTTTCAGAACCAGCAGATCGCCGTCACGTTGAGCATCGGGCTGACGCAAATCGTTCCAAACGATACCCTCGACGCGATCATCGAGCGTTCCGACGCGGCGCTCTACCGCGCTAAAAACAACGGCAAAGACCGTTTGGAAACGGAGTTTTGA